The sequence TAAGGGGAGGATTAGCAGGAAGTACAGTATTAGATGCAAAGGCTCCCCTTATAATGGATAGAAAATTCGATCCAGGATTCAGAATAGATCTTCATATTAAGGATCTGGGAAATGTAATAGAAACAGGTCATGGAGTAGGGGTTCCGTTGCCGTTAACATCATCCGTAATGGAAATGTTCCAAGCATTAAAAGTGGATGGATTGGGTTCGGAAGACCATGGAGCCTTAGTAAAATTTTATGAGAAACTTTCACATATAGAGGTAACTCGATAGAGTAAGAAAAAAGATATATGATTAAAGTCCTAACTTTATAATTCAGGCTTATAAGTTAGGGCTTGTGATTTGTTTGAGGGCCATAGTTTAATGCTTTCAACTGTTGGCCTAAACGATTAATTTTGAAAATAATTTTGAAAAATTTTATATGTTTTTTACATTAGGCAGTAGAGAAAGGAATGATTATTAAGATGAAGAAATGGAAAGTCGTATCAACGGCGGTAACTTTTGGAAGATTTCATAAAGAACCGGTTAAAAGATTGGAAGAAATAGGCTGTGAAGTAATGATCAATCCATTCGGAAGGCCATTTACAACAGAAGAGATGATTAAGTACGGAAAAGATGCTGATGCTTTGATAGTCGGCAATGATAAAGTCGTAAAAGAAGCAATAGATCAATGTAAAAAGTTAAAGATAATTGCAAAACATGGTGTCGGCGTTGACGGCATTGATATTAAGGCAGCCCATGACCGGGGGATCATCGTTACAAATGCTCCGGGAACAAACTGTCAAGAGGTAGCAGATTGTGCAATGGGATTTATTTTAATGCTTGCAAGGGATTATTATCGTGCAGTTTTTGAAACAAAATCGGGAAAATGGATTAAAAGACCTGGAATCAGCCTTTATCAAAAAACGATAGGAATTTTAGGCCTTGGCAATATTGGAACAGCAATGGCAAAAAGAGCCGCAGGATTTGATATGAATATACTTGGATATGATATTAAGGAAAGACAGGAAGTTCGTGATTTGGGAGTTAAATATGTTTCATTGGAAGAGCTTTTATCTAATTCTGATTTTATTACTCTTCATCTGCCCCTTAATGATGGTACTCGAAATCTTATCGATTCTGAGAAATTCAAGATGATGAAAAAGGGAACGATTCTTGTAAATACCGCAAGAAGTCAGATAGTGAATAGCGAAGCCTTATATAAGGCTTTACAAGACGGAACTTTATTGGGGTATGCGACTGATGTATATGACTCTGAACCACCGGTTAGACAACCATTTTTTGACTTACCCAATGTTTTGCTGACACCTCATGAAGCCGGAACTACATTTGATTCAAATAAGCGTATGGGAAATACGGCAGTAGATAATGTAATTGCTGTTTTAACCGGAAAAGAGCCTCCATTTATTATAACGGGGAAATAGATATAGATTAAAAACATATGAGAGGAGAACAGATATGAAAGTTGCTGTATATAACGGAATTAAGAATATTACTATTGAAAGTCGTGAAAAGCCTGTTGCAGGGCCGGATGATTTTATTTTAAAGGTAAAAGCTGCGGCATTGTGCGGTTCGGATTTGAGGACATATCTTCATGGACATCCGAAGATTACACCGCCACAGGTATTGGGTCATGAATTTGCCGGAGTAGTAGACTCTGTTGGTAAAAATATTAAGGGAGTTAAAGTAGGAGATAGAGTTGCGGTTCATCCCGGAATTCCTTGTGGTCACTGCTATTACTGCGATAGAGGCGAACAAAATATGTGTGAGAGCAGAAAGCAGATCGGCATCCACTATCAAGGGGGTTTCGGGGAATATGTATTGATACCTGGAAAGACTCTTGAAGTCGGAACGGTCGTTAAAATACCGGAGGATTGCAGCTATGAAGTTGCGGCCTTGGGAGATCCTCTTGTTTCAGCTATGAACGGTCAAGAAGTAGTGGGCACGAAAATGGGAGATATTGTACTTATTTTAGGATCAGGTCCTATAGGTATTTTCCATGCTATGCTCTCTAAACTGAGAGGCGCTCAGGATGTTATTCTTGCCAATCCGTCTCCGGGAAGATTACAGTATGCTAAAGAACATAGTATAGCGGATCATTATTATTGTATTAATGAAGGAACTGATTTCCGTGGATATATTGATTCGTTGACAGAAGGAAGAGGAGCAGATGTAGTAATCGTTGCAAATACATCTGTAAAATCTGCTTGCCAAGCTGTTGAGTTAGTAGCGAAAAATGGTAGAGTATTACTGTTCGCCGGATTTCCAAAGGAGGCTCCGCAATTAGGATTGGACGGGAATTTAATTCACTACAAGCAAATCAGAGTGATGGGCTCCTTAGGTTCTACTCCGAGACAATATCAAATGGCAGAAAAATTATTGTTTAGTAAGAGGATTGACGGAGAACTACTGATAACCCATAGAATTCCGTTAGAAAAAATAAATGAAGGATTTCAATTGATGATAGATGGAAAATCATTAAAAGTTATTATCAACAAATTTGACTAAAAGTAAAAATCCGTACCAATATTAATATTGGTACGGATTTTTTTTAGGATGAAGGGGACGGTTCTTTTTGTTTGAAAAATCAAACAAAAAGAACCGTCCCCTAGTCTATAAAAATTTTACGATCCGATGGTTTATATGCTATAATAATATTATAAAGTTAACAAATTCGGTTTTCTATTAGTTTATCATACCGTATATATTTCTTTAAGTCCTATAGAATTCTGTAGATCATTCACTTAGTAATGTATTATAATATCTGTTAAAATTCTATATACCGATGTTATTCAGAATAATTAAAATTTTTTAGTTATTTTTTGCTAAATACTCATTAGGATCTTAGCCGTTTATTTTTATTGACTAAAAACTAAGGAAAACAATAAGGGGGAATTTATATGAGATTAAAAATTGGGTTGATTTCCGATAAACCACAAGGAGAAACTAATTGTACTGCAGAAACTAAACATACTGATATTCAGAAAAAGTCAACTAATGAAGAAATATATAAGGTCTTAAAAAAGAAATATGATGTAGTAGAAATCATAGCTGATAATAGGATTATTAAAAACTTAATCGAAAGTAAAATCGATTTGGCCTTCCCTCTATGTACCGGAATCTCCGGTGAAAGTAGGCAGTCCCAGGTTCCGGCGATTTTAGAGATGCTTAGAATACCATACATTGGCTCAGGGATTTTGGCTCATTCTCTATCCTTAAATAAAGCTGTAGCGAAACAGATATTCGCTTATAATAATATTTTAACGCCTTCATTTCAAATATTTAATACTGCAGGTGAAAATTTCAATATGAATTTAAAATTTCCGCTAATAGTGAAGCCTTCCTGTGAGGGATCCGGCTTTGGAATCCACAAAGATAGTGTTGTTTACAATAAACAAGATCTTATGGGAAAAATAAAGAGCCTGCTTAAAAGCTATTGCCCTCCTGTTTTGGCAGAGGAGTTTATTAAGGGAAGGGAATTTACAATAGGAATAATCGGTAATGGAAGTGAAAAACGTTTTTTACCGATAATGGAGATAAATTTTGACGATGTTCCCGAAAAATTCGGTAAATTTTATACATTTGAAGTGAAATCTCAGCTTAGTGAAAAAACCAAATATATATGTCCGGCTTCAATAAATAAAGATATAGAACTAAAGATAAAAAATAGTGCCGGAAGAGCCTTTGATGCTCTCGGCTGCAGAGATTTTGCAAGAGTAGATGTAAGATTGAAGGAAGATCAGCCTTATGTACTTGAAATAAACAGTTTGCCGGGGTTGAAATCTCAATACAGTGATCTGCCCAAGATGGCATTAAAAGAGGGGTTATCCTATGATGAACTGATATTTAATATTGTAGAGATATCCATAAGAAGGATAAACAAAGATAAAAGATATATGGAAGAGAAGGTATCGGATAAAAAGATTTCTTAATTAAACCGCCTAACCAATAACTGGTCAGGCGGTTTAATAATTTATTATAAAATTTTTCCGTTTGATTTAATAACATTTTTATACCAATAAAAACTTTTTTTTCTGATTCTTCTTAAGTCTTTTAAATCAAATTCATCTCTGTTTACATAAATAAAACCATATCGTTTTTTAAATCCCTGATGAGTACTTACGAGATCAATAGCCGACCAGGGGCAATATCCTATTAATTGAACTCCGTCAGTAACCGCAAGTTTTGCCTGTTCAATGTGTTTACGTAGATAATCGATACGATAATCATCATTTACGACATCACCTTTTTCTAATTTATCAAAAGCACCCAGACCGTTTTCGGAGACCAATAAAGGCAAATTATATCTGCCGCTTATTTCCCGTAAAGTAATGCGGAATCCGATAGGGTCTATTTCCCAATTGAATTCGGTTTTTTCTAAATTTGGATTTGAAGTTATATAGTATACTCCCTGTTCCCCTGCTGCTCCTTGTTGATCTGTATTGAAATCAAAGCTTGGTTTTTTAGATGCCGTTATTGTTGAATAATAGTTGAATGCAATAAAATCCGGCTTAGCTTCGGACAGTATTTCTTCATCACCTTTTTTGATATTTGGAGTAATATTTTTTTCTTTCATATAACTCCAAGCTGTATTGTTGTACCTTCCGAATACGGCCGCATCTAAATACAGCCAATTTCTTATTGATGAGAAATTTTGAGCTGCTAATACGTCTTCAG is a genomic window of Acidilutibacter cellobiosedens containing:
- a CDS encoding D-alanine--D-alanine ligase family protein encodes the protein MRLKIGLISDKPQGETNCTAETKHTDIQKKSTNEEIYKVLKKKYDVVEIIADNRIIKNLIESKIDLAFPLCTGISGESRQSQVPAILEMLRIPYIGSGILAHSLSLNKAVAKQIFAYNNILTPSFQIFNTAGENFNMNLKFPLIVKPSCEGSGFGIHKDSVVYNKQDLMGKIKSLLKSYCPPVLAEEFIKGREFTIGIIGNGSEKRFLPIMEINFDDVPEKFGKFYTFEVKSQLSEKTKYICPASINKDIELKIKNSAGRAFDALGCRDFARVDVRLKEDQPYVLEINSLPGLKSQYSDLPKMALKEGLSYDELIFNIVEISIRRINKDKRYMEEKVSDKKIS
- a CDS encoding glycoside hydrolase family 1 protein gives rise to the protein MEHKKLKDFSEDFLWGASTSAYQVEGGWDEDGKGPSVQDMAEHPENTSDFKTSIDHYHRYKEDIKLFSEMGLKAYRFSIAWSRILPKGFGEINHKGIEFYNNLINELLSYNIEPIVTMYHFDLPYSLEKKGGWSNYEIVDLFENYGKILFSNFGDRVKYWLTINEQNIMILNNKAVGIPNLSTKNPKKELYQQNHHMLLAQAKVMKLCHIMCPDAKIGPAPNIAYIYPASSDPEDVLAAQNFSSIRNWLYLDAAVFGRYNNTAWSYMKEKNITPNIKKGDEEILSEAKPDFIAFNYYSTITASKKPSFDFNTDQQGAAGEQGVYYITSNPNLEKTEFNWEIDPIGFRITLREISGRYNLPLLVSENGLGAFDKLEKGDVVNDDYRIDYLRKHIEQAKLAVTDGVQLIGYCPWSAIDLVSTHQGFKKRYGFIYVNRDEFDLKDLRRIRKKSFYWYKNVIKSNGKIL
- a CDS encoding phosphoglycerate dehydrogenase: MKKWKVVSTAVTFGRFHKEPVKRLEEIGCEVMINPFGRPFTTEEMIKYGKDADALIVGNDKVVKEAIDQCKKLKIIAKHGVGVDGIDIKAAHDRGIIVTNAPGTNCQEVADCAMGFILMLARDYYRAVFETKSGKWIKRPGISLYQKTIGILGLGNIGTAMAKRAAGFDMNILGYDIKERQEVRDLGVKYVSLEELLSNSDFITLHLPLNDGTRNLIDSEKFKMMKKGTILVNTARSQIVNSEALYKALQDGTLLGYATDVYDSEPPVRQPFFDLPNVLLTPHEAGTTFDSNKRMGNTAVDNVIAVLTGKEPPFIITGK
- a CDS encoding alcohol dehydrogenase catalytic domain-containing protein, with amino-acid sequence MKVAVYNGIKNITIESREKPVAGPDDFILKVKAAALCGSDLRTYLHGHPKITPPQVLGHEFAGVVDSVGKNIKGVKVGDRVAVHPGIPCGHCYYCDRGEQNMCESRKQIGIHYQGGFGEYVLIPGKTLEVGTVVKIPEDCSYEVAALGDPLVSAMNGQEVVGTKMGDIVLILGSGPIGIFHAMLSKLRGAQDVILANPSPGRLQYAKEHSIADHYYCINEGTDFRGYIDSLTEGRGADVVIVANTSVKSACQAVELVAKNGRVLLFAGFPKEAPQLGLDGNLIHYKQIRVMGSLGSTPRQYQMAEKLLFSKRIDGELLITHRIPLEKINEGFQLMIDGKSLKVIINKFD